A DNA window from Malus domestica chromosome 12, GDT2T_hap1 contains the following coding sequences:
- the LOC103449370 gene encoding transcription factor MYB60: MGRPPCCEKVGIKKGPWTPEEDIVLVSYIQEHGPGNWRSVPTNTGLLRCSKSCRLRWTNYLRPGIKRGNFTPHEEGMIIHLQALLGNKWAAIASYLPQRTDNDIKNYWNTHLKKKLKPFQSALDPHTTSNDPFNVNVSRRSLSEGSLDNMTSHASSIILRNNQSSSSTYASSTENISRLLEGWMRSSPTPKTSSLKYNAASDDDQEKPSGTSTGNLVSNEEFESILSYENLNNVASWDMYTCDSSTYSNKVSQLSIKVPNGAEIIHDHHLLRDEDQKNKQIIRCESSSTNCNNPPLTYLEKWLLDESAGHVEADQMVELSPMSLV, from the exons atgggaagGCCTCCTTGCTGTGAGAAGGTAGGAATCAAGAAAGGTCCATGGACTCCTGAGGAGGACATCGTCCTTGTTTCTTACATCCAAGAACATGGTCCTGGTAATTGGAGATCAGTTCCCACCAACACTG GGCTCTTGAGGTGCAGCAAAAGTTGCAGACTCAGATGGACTAACTACCTCAGACCGGGAATCAAGCGCGGTAACTTTACACCTCATGAAGAAGGGATGATCATTCACTTGCAAGCTTTATTGGGTAACAA ATGGGCAGCAATAGCTTCCTACCTGCCACAGAGAACCGATAACGACATAAAGAACTACTGGAACACCCacttgaagaagaagctgaaGCCATTTCAATCAGCTCTTGATCCTCATACGACGTCGAATGATCCGTTTAATGTAAATGTATCAAGGAGGAGTTTGAGTGAAGGGAGCTTAGATAATATGACAAGCCATGCCTCCTCAATTATTCTGAGGAACAACCAATCCTCCTCCTCCACATATGCCTCAAGCACCGAGAACATTTCGCGGCTCCTAGAAGGTTGGATGAGATCCTCCCCAACTCCGAAGACCTCTAGCCTCAAATATAATGCTGCATCtgatgatgatcaagaaaaacCTAGCGGTACTAGCACAGGAAACCTAGTATCTAACGAGGAGTTTGAATCGATTTTGTCCTATGAGAACTTGAACAATGTTGCTTCTTGGGACATGTATACTTGTGATTCATCTACTTATTCTAACAAGGTGTCACAACTCAGTATTAAAGTTCCAAATGGGGCGGAAATAATTCATGATCATCATCTTCTGCGCGACGAGGATCAGAAGAATAAGCAAATTATTCGATGCGAAAGCAGTAGTACTAATTGTAACAATCCTCCATTGACATATCTTGAGAAGTGGCTGTTAGATGAAAGTGCTGGACATGTAGAAGCCGATCAGATGGTGGAATTGTCTCCAATGTCCTTGGTTTGA
- the LOC103449369 gene encoding F-box protein SKIP24 isoform X2 — protein sequence MSTLPDELWRRILEIGVQSGSFSYKDLCRISISSARLRRLSDEDSLWSHLLSSDLPTSSSITSPNPSTSKSLYKIRFERERDKKMAAHRRAVLRKESQVVERSMKLREMEARLAEETQKMQATLTELSSLSRIRQASVALNVWQPEIVRGRQKQIVEQCVVPVESRFHSLEMELKLCKQHILGLEKAHKDEKRRLALVEEELQSMRYHPLRNHEQIDCGDIEYNIKRKKLKRCHGQGRKP from the exons ATGTCAACTCTCCCGGATGAGCTGTGGAGGCGAATTCTAGAAATTGGCGTTCAAAGCGGCAGTTTCAGCTACAAGGACCTCTGCCGTATATCAATCTCCTCCGCGCGCCTCCGCCGCTTATCCGACGAAGACTCTCTATGGTCCCACCTCCTCTCCTCCGATTTACCTACTTCTTCCTCGATTACCTCCCCAAATCCATCAACCTCTAAATCCCTCTACAAAATCAG gtttgagagagagagggataagAAAATGGCGGCGCATCGGAGGGCGGTTTTGAGGAAGGAGAGTCAGGTTGTAGAACGGTCTATGAAGCTCCGAGAGATGGAGGCTCGATTGGCCGAAGAGACTCAGAAAATGCAAGCAACACTTACCGAGCTCTCAAGTTTGAGCAGGATTAG GCAAGCTTCAGTTGCATTGAATGTGTGGCAGCCAGAGATCGTCCGGGGTAGACAAAAGCAAATAGTGGAGCAATGTGTAGTACCTGTTGAGTCTCGGTTCCATTCCCTTGAAATGGAGCTCAAGCTCTGCAAGCAGCACATTTTAGGGTTGGAAAAAGCCCAT AAAGATGAGAAACGAAGGCTTGCTTTGGTGGAAGAAGAGCTGCAGTCAATGAGATATCACCCTTTAAGAAATCATGAGCAAATCGATTGCGGGGACATTGAATATAACATCAAgagaaaaaagttaaaaagat GTCATGGTCAGGGGAGAAAACCTTAG
- the LOC103449369 gene encoding F-box protein SKIP24 isoform X1 yields the protein MSTLPDELWRRILEIGVQSGSFSYKDLCRISISSARLRRLSDEDSLWSHLLSSDLPTSSSITSPNPSTSKSLYKIRFERERDKKMAAHRRAVLRKESQVVERSMKLREMEARLAEETQKMQATLTELSSLSRIRQASVALNVWQPEIVRGRQKQIVEQCVVPVESRFHSLEMELKLCKQHILGLEKAHVSLTMLLHLEPMKDEKRRLALVEEELQSMRYHPLRNHEQIDCGDIEYNIKRKKLKRCHGQGRKP from the exons ATGTCAACTCTCCCGGATGAGCTGTGGAGGCGAATTCTAGAAATTGGCGTTCAAAGCGGCAGTTTCAGCTACAAGGACCTCTGCCGTATATCAATCTCCTCCGCGCGCCTCCGCCGCTTATCCGACGAAGACTCTCTATGGTCCCACCTCCTCTCCTCCGATTTACCTACTTCTTCCTCGATTACCTCCCCAAATCCATCAACCTCTAAATCCCTCTACAAAATCAG gtttgagagagagagggataagAAAATGGCGGCGCATCGGAGGGCGGTTTTGAGGAAGGAGAGTCAGGTTGTAGAACGGTCTATGAAGCTCCGAGAGATGGAGGCTCGATTGGCCGAAGAGACTCAGAAAATGCAAGCAACACTTACCGAGCTCTCAAGTTTGAGCAGGATTAG GCAAGCTTCAGTTGCATTGAATGTGTGGCAGCCAGAGATCGTCCGGGGTAGACAAAAGCAAATAGTGGAGCAATGTGTAGTACCTGTTGAGTCTCGGTTCCATTCCCTTGAAATGGAGCTCAAGCTCTGCAAGCAGCACATTTTAGGGTTGGAAAAAGCCCATGTAAGTCTGACAATGTTGCTTCACCTCGAACCTATG AAAGATGAGAAACGAAGGCTTGCTTTGGTGGAAGAAGAGCTGCAGTCAATGAGATATCACCCTTTAAGAAATCATGAGCAAATCGATTGCGGGGACATTGAATATAACATCAAgagaaaaaagttaaaaagat GTCATGGTCAGGGGAGAAAACCTTAG
- the LOC103449435 gene encoding probable ADP-ribosylation factor GTPase-activating protein AGD14 yields MGSRKEEERNEKIIRGLMKLPPNRRCINCNGLGPQYVCTNFWTFVCMTCSGIHREFTHRVKSVSMSKFTSQEVEALQNGGNQRAREIYLKDWDLQRQRLPDNSKADKIREFIRSVYVDKKYAGGRTSDKPPRDMQTHRIREDEMRRASSYHSYSQSPPYDYQYEDRRYGKQAGALTRKPGSDRGRYEGKMSSFVYSAGRLSEQMYEDRFANEGSGSRASDFSVSSGGDVSRSGVQSPNFQKDTGSSSPTFVPSWDNLNEVRHQAKYSHPEANVKRDAAGISCPQRTASLGNFVSVDSYSMSPKSFHSGSLTNAVEPEQATGIFPDKSTSLTGSSHLGSSDSLDLFKAPVKPEVSSAAFSIDLFQLPAASSSPSIDLFQPSLSSSNSCMNMDQPQVFRPSLELFADFPQQQSTPTLDKQVAEAAPKSEGWATFDTPQPSASIPSTENMTLENIASNGGGSIGNFEAFSSSNTSMQWPSFEYSSSHRPFSEVSSPWSDSLHNVTDPNTGGTQSWNAFEDSIGHLPSEVAEKGSEPGATDKLSSAGDRDFGLRIFEESRKDGIQGAVSQGEPHDPSLPLHAVLGQSYTPQVLPQMGEIKSHATDHKSNNPFDLPYDTDLDQNSMFLDMNSLQASLPNGHLQSSFFDESQAWFPQNPVSGMPYVPAAAEGGLTYMPGQAHSSQIPNVPTQEPVASIGGNPFA; encoded by the exons ATGGGAAGCAGAAAAGAGGAAGAGCGAAACGAGAAGATCATTCGGGGCCTTATGAAGCTCCCTCCTAATCGGCGATGTATCAACTGTAATGGCCTG GGTCCTCAGTACGTCTGCACGAATTTTTGGACTTTCGTTTGCATGACTTGCAGTGGCATACA TCGGGAGTTTACCCATCGTGTGAAGTCGGTATCCATGTCCAAGTTTACTTCACAAGAAGTTGAAGCACTTCAAAATGGTGGTAACCAG CGTGCAAGGGAAATTTATTTGAAGGATTGGGACCTTCAAAGGCAACGATTGCCAGACAACAG TAAGGCTGATAAAATCCGTGAGTTCATAAGAAGTGTATATGTAGATAAGAAATATGCTGGAGGAAGGACCTCTGACAAGCCTCCAAGAGATATGCAG ACCCATAGAATCCGTGAAGATGAGATGAGACGTGCTAGTTCTTATCATTCCTATTCTCAAAGTCCACCTTATGACTATCAGTATGAAGATCGACGGTATGGAAAACAAGCTGGTGCACTTACCAGGAAGCCTGGTTCTGATCGAGGTCGATATGAAGGAAAGATGTCGAGTTTTGTTTACAGTGCTGGCCGTTTAAGTGAGCAAATGTATGAAGACAGGTTTGCAAATGAGGGCTCTGGTTCAAGAGCTTCAGATTTCTCTGTGTCAAGTGGAGGTGATGTGTCTAGATCTGGAGTACAGTCTCCTAATTTTCAGAAGGACACTGGATCCAGTAGCCCCACTTTTGTGCCTTCATGGGATAATCTAAATGAAGTAAGACACCAAGCAAAATATTCACATCCAGAGGCAAATGTCAAGAGAGATGCAGCAGGGATATCCTGTCCGCAG AGAACTGCATCCTTAGGAAATTTTGTCTCGGTGGATAGCTATTCCATGTCTCCCAAGTCATTTCATTCAGGCAGTTTAACAAATGCTGTCGAACCTGAACAAGCTACTGGAATCTTCCCAGATAAATCCACCTCTTTAACGGGATCATCTCATCTTGGAAGTAGTGATAGCTTGGACCTTTTCAAGGCCCCAGTTAAACCAGAAGTCTCTTCTGCAGCCTTTTCCATTGATTTGTTCCAGTTACCAGCAGCATCTTCGTCTCCATCCATAGATTTGTTTCAACCGTCTTTATCGTCTTCCAACTCATGTATGAATATGGACCAGCCTCAAGTTTTCCGACCTTCGTTGGAGTTATTTGCTGACTTTCCTCAGCAGCAGTCAACTCCAACCTTGGATAAACAAGTAGCCGAGGCTGCCCCAAAAAGTGAAGGATGGGCAACGTTTGATACGCCTCAGCCCTCAGCTTCCATTCCATCCACCGAAAATATGACCCTTGAAAATATAGCTTCCAATGGTGGAGGTTCTATTGGAAATTTTGAAGCATTCTCGTCATCAAACACAAGCATGCAATGGCCATCTTTTGAGTACTCTAGTAGTCATAGACCTTTTTCAGAAGTTTCTAGTCCATGGAGTGACAGTTTGCACAATGTCACAGATCCCAATACTGGAGGCACGCAG TCGTGGAATGCTTTTGAAGATTCTATTGGACACCTTCCATCAGAGGTGGCTGAAAAGGGCAGTGAACCAGGAGCAACTGACAAGCTTTCGTCAGCTGGTGACCGTGATTTTGGATTAAGAATTTTCGAG GAATCTAGGAAAGATGGGATTCAGGGAGCTGTTTCTCAAGGTGAACCCCATGATCCAAGTCTGCCACTACATGCTGTGTTGGGGCAATCATATACTCCACAAGTGCTTCCTCAAATG GGAGAAATTAAGTCACATGCCACCGACCACAAATCAAATAACCCATTTGATCTTCCTTATGATACAGATCTGGATCAGAACAGTATG TTTTTGGACATGAACTCCTTACAAGCCTCTCTCCCAAATGGTCATTTGCAATCCTCTTTCTTCGATGAGTCTCAGGCATGGTTTCCGCAAAATCCAGTGTCTGGGATGCCGTATGTTCCAGCTGCAGCAGAAG GTGGCTTGACATATATGCCAGGGCAGGCACATAGTTCTCAGATTCC GAATGTCCCAACACAGGAACCCGTCGCGTCCATCGGAGGAAATCCTTTTGCATAG
- the LOC103414852 gene encoding uncharacterized protein isoform X2 yields the protein MANVLRTSPFSAPFAPPPSAASPNSRKPSYVSLRRSQTSSSSTPYLTISSLRFSHLPSLRLVKFAPLASQGEAETAGTVEEEVQEAEEVEDSLDGAIPVEDSTSDGEESGTSDDGEGDAEEKSVSAITASLQQYKEALASNDESKVAEIESFLKSFEDEKIGLEMKVASLSEELSAEKVRILRISADFDNFRKRTERERISLVTNAQGEVVESLLPVVDNFERAKTQIKVETEGEEKINNSYQSIYKQFGEILNSLGVVPVETVGKPFDPLVRYQVGSKFNQLLDDYYQVVSRFCSGLMKTWVRF from the exons ATGGCCAATGTCCTCCGAACTTCACCTTTCTCGGCGCCATTTGCACCGCCGCCATCCGCCGCATCGCCCAACTCTAGAAAACCGTCGTACGTTTCGCTTCGGCGAAGTCaaaccagcagcagcagcacgCCTTATCTCACTATAAGCTCCCTCCGGTTCTCTCACTTGCCGTCCCTCCGGCTCGTCAAGTTCGCGCCTTTGGCTTCACAGGGTGAGGCCGAGACGGCTGGGACGGTGGAGGAGGAGGTTCAGGAGGCCGAAGAAGTCGAG GACTCTTTGGATGGTGCAATTCCTGTGGAAGATAGTACCAGCGACGGTGAAGAAAGTGGTACGAGTGATGATGGTGAAGGTGATGCTGAGGAAAAATCTGTTTCAGCCATCACAGCGTCACTCCAACAATACAAAGAAGCTTTAGCCAGTAATGATGAATCAAAAGTTGCTGAAATAGAATCTTTCCTAAAATCTTTTGAAGATGAGAAAATAGGACTTGAAATGAAAGTGGCTTCTTTGTCCGAAGAACTGTCAGCAGAGAAGGTTCGTATTCTGAGAATAAGTGCGGATTTTGACAATTTCCGGAAAAGGACAGAAAGGGAACGCATTTCTCTGGTAACAAATGCTCAGGGGGAAGTTGTGGAGAGTTTGTTGCCTGTAGTGGATAATTTTGAGAGGGCTAAAACCCAGATTAAGGTGGAGACAGAGGGAGAGGAGAAGATCAACAATAGCTATCAGAGCATTTATAAACAGTTCGGAGAGATTTTAAACTCTCTTGGTGTTGTTCCTGTTGAGACGGTGGGGAAGCCCTTTGATCCATTG GTAAGATACCAAGTTGGCTCGAAATTCAATCAGTTACTAGATGATTATTATCAAGTAGTTAGTCGATTTTGTTCAGGTTTGATGAAGACCTGGGTACGGTTTTAA
- the LOC103414852 gene encoding uncharacterized protein isoform X1: protein MANVLRTSPFSAPFAPPPSAASPNSRKPSYVSLRRSQTSSSSTPYLTISSLRFSHLPSLRLVKFAPLASQGEAETAGTVEEEVQEAEEVEDSLDGAIPVEDSTSDGEESGTSDDGEGDAEEKSVSAITASLQQYKEALASNDESKVAEIESFLKSFEDEKIGLEMKVASLSEELSAEKVRILRISADFDNFRKRTERERISLVTNAQGEVVESLLPVVDNFERAKTQIKVETEGEEKINNSYQSIYKQFGEILNSLGVVPVETVGKPFDPLLHEAIMREDSSEYEEGVIIDEFRKGFKLGDRLLRPSMVKVSAGPGPAKVEQEVPPSEEQEARETAEKGTESA from the exons ATGGCCAATGTCCTCCGAACTTCACCTTTCTCGGCGCCATTTGCACCGCCGCCATCCGCCGCATCGCCCAACTCTAGAAAACCGTCGTACGTTTCGCTTCGGCGAAGTCaaaccagcagcagcagcacgCCTTATCTCACTATAAGCTCCCTCCGGTTCTCTCACTTGCCGTCCCTCCGGCTCGTCAAGTTCGCGCCTTTGGCTTCACAGGGTGAGGCCGAGACGGCTGGGACGGTGGAGGAGGAGGTTCAGGAGGCCGAAGAAGTCGAG GACTCTTTGGATGGTGCAATTCCTGTGGAAGATAGTACCAGCGACGGTGAAGAAAGTGGTACGAGTGATGATGGTGAAGGTGATGCTGAGGAAAAATCTGTTTCAGCCATCACAGCGTCACTCCAACAATACAAAGAAGCTTTAGCCAGTAATGATGAATCAAAAGTTGCTGAAATAGAATCTTTCCTAAAATCTTTTGAAGATGAGAAAATAGGACTTGAAATGAAAGTGGCTTCTTTGTCCGAAGAACTGTCAGCAGAGAAGGTTCGTATTCTGAGAATAAGTGCGGATTTTGACAATTTCCGGAAAAGGACAGAAAGGGAACGCATTTCTCTGGTAACAAATGCTCAGGGGGAAGTTGTGGAGAGTTTGTTGCCTGTAGTGGATAATTTTGAGAGGGCTAAAACCCAGATTAAGGTGGAGACAGAGGGAGAGGAGAAGATCAACAATAGCTATCAGAGCATTTATAAACAGTTCGGAGAGATTTTAAACTCTCTTGGTGTTGTTCCTGTTGAGACGGTGGGGAAGCCCTTTGATCCATTG TTGCATGAAGCGATTATGCGTGAGGACTCTTCAGAATACGAAGAAGGTGTTATAATCGATGAATTTCGCAAGGGGTTTAAGCTTGGTGACAGGCTTTTGCGTCCGTCAATGGTAAAGGTATCGGCTGGTCCAGGGCCTGCCAAGGTAGAGCAGGAAGTACCTCCATCTGAGGAACAGGAAGCAAGGGAAACCGCCGAGAAGGGAACCGAGTCAGCTTAA